A window of Hydrogenophilus thermoluteolus genomic DNA:
GGAAACCGTGCCTTTTGGTTCGAAATGCAAGCGTGGGTAGCTTTGCTGTTGCGATTCATTCTCTTCTGTATGGAGACATCGACCAGGCGACCCAAGGCTTGCCTGCAGTCAAGCGGCTGACGAATTGAGGAGAGTACCATGTACGCTTGCATCTGTTTCGCAGTCAAGGAGCGCGATGTGCGGGAAGCCGTCTCTGGCGGACCAGTACGCATGAGCGATTTGTGCGCCAATTTGGGCGTGGGGACAAAATGTGGTCGCTGCGTCTCTGCGCTGCGTGATATCCTTCGCCAAGCGACACAGGAGTCGCAACTGCGTGCGGTCAATTGCGAGGTCTATGACCAGAATTTTTGCCGGGAAGCTTAATTTGACTGTGTCACAAAATTTTTCTTCACCCTCTACCTACGCGCTCTCCCGCAGCAGGGACACCTCAGAAGCTGCCGGGCGATGTGTTGGGCAATCCAATAGCGAATCGTTGCGATCGAGTCGGGTACGTGGCGTTGTGCTCTTGGGGCTACCCCGGGGGATATACCCTTGGGGTAAGGGAGGCGCTTTGCTGAGCGCACGGTTTTTTTTGTCAGGGTCTTTGAGTCGTTGCAGGAGCAAAAAGCCGTAGGCGGCAATCGTGAGCGTAGCATGGTGGTGAAACCCGCGCCAGTTGCGCCCTTCGTAGTGGCCAAGCCCTACTTCCTGTTTGAGTTCGCGGTAATCGCGCTCGATGCGCCAGCGCATCTTGACGGTATGAACCAGCTGCGTCAATGAGTAGGTCTCGGGAAGCGTGCTCAGAAAGTAGTGGCTCGGTTCGCTTTCCGTTTCCGGCCATTCGATGAGCAGCCACTCGGGTTCGCGAAGGGTGGATCGCCAATAGTCACGGTGCGCGGCTCGTACCCGCACCGCCGCAAAGCGTGAGCGCAACACCCCATTGCTGCCTTCGCGCCAGGTGACCGTCCGGTAGGCGCTCTGCGGAAGGCTCAGTGCCAGCGCCTTGACCGATACCGGTTCGTGCCCAGGGCTACGACGCAGGTTTTTGGCCGGTCGCCCCCGTCCTGTGTACGGTTCCGGTTGTAAGGGTTCGACCCCAGGCGGCCACACGGTGGTCGCTTCCCGTACCGCTACCGCGTAGCGAAGACCCCACGCGGTGAGTTGATCGCGAAAATGGGTGGTGTCGCCATAAACCGCATCGGCAAGTACGACCCCAGGGGGAACGCCTGCGGCAAGCGCCTCCGAGATCTGACTGAGTGCGATTTCGGGTTTCGTCGCAAACGTCACCGTTTCCGGCACCCCCGCTTTGTTGCGCCGCTCGGGGTCATTGGCCCACGCTTCGGGTAGGTAGAGACGAAAGGCAATCGGTAGGCTTCCTTTCTCGCTTGCCAAAGAGAGCGACACAGCGACCTGGCAGTTTTCGTTTTTACCCACCTGCCCGCAGTATTGCCGGGCAACGCCCACCGAGTGGCGACCCTGTTTGGGAATGCCGGTCTCATCGACGATCCAGTAGCACGCCTCATCGAGTGCCAGGTGCGGAGCGACGATTTCGCGCACTTTGCGCAATACCGCTTCGTCCGACCACGGAGATTTCGCCACGAAGTGGTGTAGCGCCTGATGCTTGGCCTGAACCCGCTCAGGGTCAAGGTGCGCGGCAATCGGTTCGATGCTTTTGCGCGCAATCGGCAAAAGAAGCCCCCGGCAGTAGTCCTTGAGCCCCGCATGTCGATCGGCGTGGCCCAGCACCTCAGTAAGCTCTGTGAGGTAGCACTCCAGTTCATCGATTGGTGTCATCGGGGGGCTCCTTCGGAAGGGGTCAAGATAGGAAGAGTCTAGCATCTTTTTTGACACAGTCAAATTAACAGGATGTTGAACAAATGCTCTGTGCGCACCTGACCGCTCCCTTTTCTGGGAGTTTTTGCCAGCCGCTGGCAGGTGGCTCCTGCTCAGCTTGCCATGTTACCGGTGATCAGGGCCGAATGGCGTCGGAATTTCGCGCCAATCGGTCGCTTTTCCCATGCACAACACACACGTTCCTCTCTTTTCCCTCATGTTGCCTTGAGCGGCCAGCCGCTCAGCTTCGCAAGTCGTACGAGGTTGTAGGCGGCAAAAGCGATGAGCGCCTGGACTTTGACTTTGGCCAGTCCCACAAAGCGCGCTTTGCGCAACCCGCCCACGGTTTTGACCCAACCAAAGATCTCTTCGATGCGTTTGCGCACTTTGAGACTCGTTCGGTACGCTTCGCTTTGGGTGAGTGCCTCGGGGATGTTGCTGCCCACTTTCTTGCACGCAATATGCGGGGTGATTCCTTTGCGTCGAAGCACATCGAGAAACCGCGCCGCGTCGTATTTGCGGTCGGCCGCAAGCGTGGCGTTGGCCGGCACCGAGCGTTCGACCATCACTTCGGCCGCTTCGTATTCGGCAGTACCAGTAGCGAGCGTCACTTCGGCATCGACCACGAGCCCGTTTCGGTTTTCCATGAGCACATGACCGGCGTAACAAAGGTGCGCTTTGTCCCCGGCGCTTTTGCGAAAGAGCCGCGCATCCGGATCGGTCGTCGAGCGGTGGGTGGCGTTGCTGCGCTTTTCACCGGTGAAATCGACCGTCGGGTTTTTGCCTTGCCCCTGGTGCGGCCCCGTATCTTCGTCGATCGGGGCAAGACTTTTGTGCGAAGCCCACGCGTCGATCAGGGTGCCGTCGACCGAGAAGTGTTCGTGACTGAGCACCGCGCGCAATTCGGCGTAGTCACGCACCTGACGAAAGAATGCCTGCACGATCTCTTGATTGAGCAACCGCTCACGGTTTGCCGAAAAGGTGGAGTGGTCCCACACCGGTTCGTCCAAGCCCAAACCCACGAACCAGCGGTAAAGGAGGTTATATTCAATCGCTTCGACCAGACGCCGCTCCGAAGGAATCGAGTAGATCGCTTGCAAAAGAAGCGCACGCAGCAGCCGATGCGGTGGGATCGAGGGACGCCCACGCTTGGCGTAACAGGCGTCGATTCTGTCGTCCATTTGCCGCAGCAGGGCATCGACCACCGCCCGAAGCTTGCGGATCGGGTGGTCGGCAGGGATACGATCCTCGAGCGAAACGTAACTGAAGAGCGTCTCCGGGCGTTCCACTCCGCGCATGGCTGCCTCGCAATGCTTCCAGAACGAGATGGCGTTATTGTATCATAGAAATTGTGGATTTTTGAGGGATTTTTCAACGCCCTGTTAATTTGACTGTGTCAAAAAAGATGCTAGACTCTTCCTATCTTGACCCCTTCCGAAGGAGCCCCCCGATGACACCAATCGATGAACTGGAGTGCTACCTCACAGAGCTTACTGAGGTGCTGGGCCACGCCGATCGACATGCGGGGCTCAAGGACTACTGCCGGGGGCTTCTTTTGCCGATTGCGCGCAAAAGCATCGAACCGATTGCCGCGCACCTTGACCCTGAGCGGGTTCAGGCCAAGCATCAGGCGCTACACCACTTCGTGGCGAAATCTCCGTGGTCGGACGAAGCGGTATTGCGCAAAGTGCGCGAAATCGTCGCTCCGCACCTGGCACTCGATGAGGCGTGCTACTGGATCGTCGATGAGACCGGCATTCCCAAACAGGGTCGCCACTCGGTGGGCGTTGCCCGGCAATACTGCGGGCAGGTGGGTAAAAACGAAAACTGCCAGGTCGCTGTGTCGCTCTCTTTGGCAAGCGAGAAAGGAAGCCTACCGATTGCCTTTCGTCTCTACCTACCCGAAGCGTGGGCCAATGACCCCGAGCGGCGCAACAAAGCGGGGGTGCCGGAAACGGTGACGTTTGCGACGAAACCCGAAATCGCACTCAGTCAGATCTCGGAGGCGCTTGCCGCAGGCGTTCCCCCTGGGGTCGTACTTGCCGATGCGGTTTATGGCGACACCACCCATTTTCGCGATCAACTCACCGCGTGGGGTCTTCGCTACGCGGTAGCGGTACGGGAAGCGACCACCGTGTGGCCGCCTGGGGTCGAACCCTTACAACCGGAACCGTACACAGGACGGGGGCGACCGGCCAAAAACCTGCGTCGTAGCCCTGGGCACGAACCGGTATCGGTCAAGGCGCTGGCACTGAGCCTTCCGCAGAGCGCCTACCGGACGGTCACCTGGCGCGAAGGCAGCAATGGGGTGTTGCGCTCACGCTTTGCGGCGGTGCGGGTACGAGCCGCGCACCGTGACTATTGGCGATCCACCCTTCGCGAACCCGAGTGGCTGCTCATCGAATGGCCGGAAACGGAAAGCGAACCGAGCCACTACTTTCTGAGCACGCTTCCCGAGACCTACTCATTGACGCAGCTGGTTCATACCGTCAAGATGCGCTGGCGCATCGAGCGCGATTACCGCGAACTCAAACAGGAAGTAGGGCTTGGCCACTACGAAGGGCGCAACTGGCGCGGGTTTCACCACCATGCTACGCTCACGATTGCCGCCTACGGCTTTTTGCTCCTGCAACGACTCAAAGACCCTGACAAAAAAAACCGTGCGCTCAGCAAAGCGCCTCCCTTACCCCAAGGGTATATCCCCCGGGGTAGCCCCAAGAGCACAACGCCACGTACCCGACTCGATCGCAACGATTCGCTATTGGATTGCCCAACACATCGCCCGGCAGCTTCTGAGGTGTCCCTGCTGCGGGAGAGCGCGTAGGTAGAGGGTGAAGAAAAATTTTGTGACACAGTCAAATTAAGAGTGGTCATGGCTGTTTGGTAAAATGACCAACGCCCATTTCTCGGTGTGATTGAAAAAAGGAGCTCCATCATGAAAAGCGATCCTAAAGTGCTTCAGCTCCTCAATGAGGCGTTGAAAAACGAATTGACAGCCGTCAATCAATACTTTCTTCATGCGCGAATGTACCAGAACTGGGGTTACCATGCGTTGGCGCAAGTAGAGTACCGCGAATCGATCGAAGAGATGAAGCACGCTGATCGATTGATTCAGCGCATTCTCTTTTTGGAAGGGCTGCCCAATTTGCAAGATCTGGGTCGGCTGCGGATAGGTGAAAACGTTCCTGAATGCTTTGAAGCGGATCGTGCGCTGGAGCAAGACGCCATTGCGCAATTGCGTGATGCGATCGTTTATTGTGAATCGGTGCGTGATTTCGTTTCTCGCGATCTTTTGTGCGAACTGCTCGATGACTCAGAGGAGCATTACGATTGGGCTGATACACAGCTCGAATTGATCGAAGCACTTGGTTTGCAGAACTATCTGCAGAGCGCAATGGGAAAAATTGATTCCTAATTTTTTTGTGATATAGTTTAAATGATCTCGATAATCGTTATTGTTTTTATGTCAAAGTGAGGGTGATATCATGAAAAGTCGTCTGGCTGTCTTGTTTCTTGGTGTAAGCTTGGCATTCAATGGGATCGCCGTTCAGGCGTCTGAATCCGAAGGGCGAACTGCGCACCGTGAGGTGTCGATGCCGAGCTCGGCAGCAGAAGCGTGGGAAAATTTGCGCAAAGACGGAGCCGCGTTGCAGCGTTATCTCAAGAAGCAGACGTTGACCCCGATGGATCTCCATGAGGTTCATATGCTTTCCTACTCATTGGAAGTTGCAGTGCACCGTTTGCGGTCCGAATGGGAAACGATCGCGAACGACTTGGAAGAGATGCACCTCAATAGCGAATCGGGTAATGCCGAGAAGACGCGGCAACACGGTCAGGCTTTCCTGGACGCCGTTGCGCGCGTAAAAGGGTGTAAAAAGTAACAGCTGTGATTTTTCCTTTTCAAGGAAGAGATGAATGAACGGTTCACTATGGCAGCGTGTGGCCTTTGCGGCCGGTTTGATCGCCACTGGCTTGGCGTTTGCAGAAGCCCCAATGAGCGTTGACGATGCTGGCACGATGGATGCTGGCGGAAAGAAGGTCGAAGCGGGGTGGAGCAAAGCGGGAGATGTGCGTGCGTGGGAAGTCGCGGCGGGTTTCTCGCCAGCAGAACATTGGGAGATTGGTGTCGCGTGGGATCGGGAAAAGGATCACGCATCGCGGGAGCGGGATCGCGGTGGATCGCTTTCGGTGAAATGGGTGCCTGTCCAAACCGACACGGGATGGTCGGTCGGCGCGCTCTTCGAGCTGGGGCACCGGCAGTGGCGTTCGCACGCAACAGACGAAAAGGATACCTATCAAACGATGAGTGCATTGGGGTTGGCAACGTACCGTACCAACGCCCACGTCATCCATCTCAATGTTGGCGTGGCTCGGGATACGCAAAGCGACGAGAATACTGCGGTTTGGGGGTTGGGGTACGAATACGAACTCGCCGAGACCGTAGCGCTGCTCGCGCAATATTACGGGGAAGAGGGAAGTAGCCCTGTGCGTGGCGTTGGGGTGCGCTGGACCGTTGCCGAAGGGATGAAGGTCGGTGTAATGGTCGATCGTACCACTGGGCGCGACCGCGAAACGGCGGTCGCGCTCAGCTGGGCATGGGAATTCTAGGCGAAGCCAAAAGCTGTCTTCAAGACGGCGCGGTGGGGGATGAGGGAATTCCCCGCAGCGCCGCAAGCGCTTCTGGAGCCACCGAACGCAGGTGAAGATCTCGTTGCGGAAACGGTATTTCAATTCCGTTTTCGCGAAACGCTTTGTCGATCGCCAGCGCCAGCTCGGTGTGCGTCTGCACCCGAACGCCGATATCCGCAACGAAACAGCGCAGTTCGAAGTCGATGCTGCTTGCGCCGTATTGGATGAACGCGACGCTGGGTTCCGGATCTTTGAGGATGTTCGGATGCGCGTGCGCGACCTCTAGCAGCACGTGACGCACCTTGTCGAGATCACTGCCATATGCAACCCCAACCGGAATGACGATGCGCGATTGCAGGTCAGAAAGCGTCCAGTTGGTGACGTTCCCTGTGATGATCGCCTTGTTGGGAATGAGCACTTCCTGTTTGTCCCACGTCTCGATCACAGTGGCGCGAATCGTCATCCGTTTCACCTTGCCGCTGATCCCTTCGACCGTGACGATGTCCCCGACTCGGATGGGGCGCTCAAAGAGAATGATCAATCCAGAGACGAAGTTCGCGACGATCTCTTGCAAACCAAACCCCAGACCGACTGACAACGCGGCAACCAGCCATTGGAGTTTCGACCAGGGCATTCCCAGCCGACTCAGAATCCACACCATACCAACGGTGATGAGGAGGTAGCGGAAAAGGGTAACGATCGCGTATTTGGCGCCGTCGTCGAGTCGACGGGTTTGCGCTAGGAGCAATTCGAGCAGCGTGGGGGCGTTGCGGGTGAGCAGCGTGAGGACAAAGAGTGCCACCAAAGTAAAAAGCAAATCGGCAACCGTTACGGTGAGGGTCAACGTCTCGTTGCCACTCACTTCTTGATAACGCCACAACACCCACTCATCGAGCTGCGTCAATGCCGGTAACAGCGGCGCCCAGAACCAAAGGAGAAGCGCGCCCAGGGTGAGCCAAGCGCTCCAGCGGACGATCCGCTGCAATTGACGACTGCCGTTTTCGATCTCCTGGTTCGTTTCCGCCAGACGTTTTTGTTGCTCTTGCGCCGAGAGGGGTTCGGCAGTGGTGTCGGTCCGTGCTTCGCTCATTTTGCGCCGCGCAACGGTGCGCCAGCGGTCATCGAGAACGCCGCGGACGAGGTCGTAGCCCAGCGCGACACTCAAAAGCGCCCACATTGAACGCCAGTAGGCGATGAGAACGGCCTCGGCGGTATAGAGATAACCGATCACCAGCAATAGGGTGCTCGCCAACGGCGGCAGCAAAAGGACGAGCCACAGCATTCGTCGACCGAACGGGGGAAGCCGAGGAAAGAGGTCTGCGCGTTTCGTGGGATGGAAAAACCAGGCGAAAAAGAGCGTCAGCCACAGGGTTTCAATCAGGAGTGCCGATCGCAACGGTGTGCCCGATTCCTCATGAGGGGGAAGCGCATAGAGGTATGTGACGAGCGTGGCGATGAGTGCGGTTACCCATACGAAGAGAAGCAGGTTGCGTCGTATCCGTAAAGCATTGGTTTCCGGAATGCGATAGCGGTATTGCAGTAGCCCTCCGTGGTCGGTGAGCACGATGCGCCAAAAGTGCAAATTCCACCAGAGGAACGCGGTTTGGGTGAGCGCTTCGCCCAACGCGGGAAGGGAAGTACCCGGTGCGTGGCGCACCAGTTGCGCTAGGAAGAGAAGAAAGAGCGGAAAGCCTGCCGCTTGGAGCGCGGAGAGCAGCAGCAACGCAACCGTGGCGCGGCTTCCGGAGGCGTTTCTGGGGAACGTTTTGGGTAGGATCTGGGTGCATTGTCGCTTCAACGAGCGCAGAGAAAACCACCAGACCAACCACAGGACGAAAGGGATCGCTGCGGCGAATAATCCGTCCTGCCACGAGGAGGCCAGCTTAGGGAGTTCTTTGAGAAGCGGCAGCGTGAGCGTGACGATCGCACCCAGTTCATTTTGGGCTACCGACCACCACGGAAGGGCCGATTTCGCCCACAAGAGAAACCCTTGAAGGGTGGCGAGTGCCTCTTGGCTGAAGCGATCTGCCGCGGCTGTGGTCGCTTCCAGGTCGGAAGCCGTTTGGGTGATGGTGTTGCGCAACGCCGCAATCCGTGCCAGCGTCGCCTGCCGTGCCTCAAGGAGACGCTGAAAAGCTTGTCGCGCAGCGTTTTGCTCTTCTGGCGGCAACTGCGCAATGCGCGCTTCGACCGCTTGCGCAAAAGTGGTATGGCGTTGCTGCGCCTGTACCAGTTCGATCTCGATCTGCTGCCATTCGTTGAGGGCGTCGTTCGCCGTGCGGGCCATCTGTGCCAATTCATTGCGCCACTCGGTGAGCGCATTGCGCAGTTCGATCAGTTGAAAACCCAGAAGCGGTGTCAAACCGTGTGTTTTGGCGCGGGTTTCCAATCGCTTCAGTTGCTGCTGGAATGCTTCCAGTTTTTTTTGCGTTTGCTCTTGAGACTGTTTGAGCGCGTCGATTTTTTGGTTGATCTGTGTCAGGATTGCTTTCAAAGCGTCGTTGCGCTCGGCAATCTGTTGCCAGAGGGGATCGTTTTGCCAGCGTGCTTGCGCTTCGCTCGATTTGGGCCGCAAACGGTCGATTTCGGCAAGCGCGGCTGTGGCGATTTCAAGCTGTTTCTCAACGATCTGAAGCCGCAGGGATCGGGCTTGGGTTTCCAACTTTTGAACCGTCTGCCACAACTGTTGCGCTTTTTCCCAACGCAATTGGAGCAGCTGGGCAATGGTTTGCACCGCTTGCGCGGTTCCCGGCGGCGGGTCGATTGGGCGGGTGAGTTCTGCGGGCGGATCGTTGGTCTGTCGCTCAAGCGCCGCTATCTCGTTTTCCCAACGCGATTTCTCGTTGAGCCACTTCTCTTCTGTGCGTTGTAACCACTCTGCGGCGGCTTCAGGTTGCTTTTGAACCACTTCGCGGTATTGTTGCGTCAGGTTAGGCGTGCTGGTGTGACGCAGCGTGGCCCATTGTTCGCGTGACGCAGCGATGCTTTGCTCCGCGATCTGCTGCCGCAATTGCAGATCCATTTCCAGTTTTTGCAGCGCGATCGCGCGATCCCGCAATTTCAGGAGGAGATCCTTCGCTCGATTCGAAGCGGCGTCGCTTTGCAAGGCGCGGTCGATGAGCGAGATGGGGTCGCTGCCCTCCGCTGTGGTCGACGCGGTCGGCTGTGGATTATTGCCATTTTCTGCCGCGGTGCTCGGTAGTGCTGGAACGCCTAAGAGCAGGATCGAGAAAAGCAAGAGCGGTGCGGTTTGGTACCAAGGGGAACGCATATAATTTCAGGGTAGTCAGATCGTGAATGGTCTGGAATACTTTATCACAAGCAGCAACTTTCTCTGCGAATGCTGTTTTTCTCCAGCAACAGCTGCGTATCTCGAGAGGCTGGAGACGCCAAAGCGGTTGGCATGGGTGGCCTGAGGGCACATGCCCGGAGTGCAGGATGAAAAAGGTGACGGAAGGTACCAAGATGCCGCAGTGGTACATGATGACCAGCAAAGCGGTGGCGGAATACCTTGGCAGCGACCCAGAACGTGGCTTGCCTTTCGAAAGGGTTGCGGAGCGGCTGCGCCAATACGGCCTCAACCAGCTCGATCCCGGAAAACGAGAAGGGTGGTGGGCGCGATTGACGCGGCAGCTCAAAAATCCGCTTCTTTTCGTCCTGCTGGTTGCTGCGGTGGTTGCGTTTGCACTGGGGGAGCGCGTAGACGCGGCAGTGATTGTCGCCGTTGTTTTGCTTTCGGTGGCAATCGGGCTCTACCAAGAGGGGAAGGCACAACGCGCGCTCGACGCAGTTGCCGAATTGCTCGCTCCGCAAGCGATCGTGATCCGCGATGGGGTACGGCATGAGATCCCTGCGCGCGATCTCGTGCCGGGTGACCTTATCTGGGTCGAAGCGGGAATGAGGGTTCCCGCGGACGCGCGACTGGTGGTGGCGAACCGTCTGGCCGTGGATGAAAGCATTCTTACGGGCGAATCGGTTCCTGTGGAGAAACGGGCAGAACCGCTCTCTATTCCAGATCTACCCTTGGCAGATCAGGACAACTGCCTGTGGTCTGGAACCCTCGTTGTCCGTGGGCAAGCGACTGCGCTCGTCTTTGCGACGGGCAAAAACAGCCAGTTGGGAAGGCTGGGACTGATGGTGGGACGGGCAAAGCGAGCAGAGACGCCGTTGATGGAGCGCTTCTCCCGCTTCTCATGGCAGGTTGCTCTTGCCATTTTGTCGGTTTCAACGCTGCTTTTTGCTTTGGCCGTCTGGGGGCCGGCTCAGGTGCGCTTAGAGGACGCCTTCATGGCGACGGTGGGTATCGCGGTTGCCGCGATTCCTGAAGGGCTTCCCGCGCTGGTGTTGGTCATTTTGGCAATTGGCGCGGAGCGCCTGGCCAAGGTCCGTGCGCTGGTGCGCAAGCTTCCTGCGGTGGAGACGTTGGGCGCGGTGACCGTGATCGGATCCGACAAAACGGGGACGCTCACCAAAAACGAGATGACCATTACCGATGTGGCTACGCCAAAAGGGTTCTTCAAAAGTAGCGGCGTAGGCTACGCACCCGAGGGTCGATGGCAGCGCAGCGACGATCTCCAG
This region includes:
- a CDS encoding IS5 family transposase, translated to MRGVERPETLFSYVSLEDRIPADHPIRKLRAVVDALLRQMDDRIDACYAKRGRPSIPPHRLLRALLLQAIYSIPSERRLVEAIEYNLLYRWFVGLGLDEPVWDHSTFSANRERLLNQEIVQAFFRQVRDYAELRAVLSHEHFSVDGTLIDAWASHKSLAPIDEDTGPHQGQGKNPTVDFTGEKRSNATHRSTTDPDARLFRKSAGDKAHLCYAGHVLMENRNGLVVDAEVTLATGTAEYEAAEVMVERSVPANATLAADRKYDAARFLDVLRRKGITPHIACKKVGSNIPEALTQSEAYRTSLKVRKRIEEIFGWVKTVGGLRKARFVGLAKVKVQALIAFAAYNLVRLAKLSGWPLKAT
- a CDS encoding porin, with product MNGSLWQRVAFAAGLIATGLAFAEAPMSVDDAGTMDAGGKKVEAGWSKAGDVRAWEVAAGFSPAEHWEIGVAWDREKDHASRERDRGGSLSVKWVPVQTDTGWSVGALFELGHRQWRSHATDEKDTYQTMSALGLATYRTNAHVIHLNVGVARDTQSDENTAVWGLGYEYELAETVALLAQYYGEEGSSPVRGVGVRWTVAEGMKVGVMVDRTTGRDRETAVALSWAWEF
- a CDS encoding mechanosensitive ion channel domain-containing protein, with the translated sequence MRSPWYQTAPLLLFSILLLGVPALPSTAAENGNNPQPTASTTAEGSDPISLIDRALQSDAASNRAKDLLLKLRDRAIALQKLEMDLQLRQQIAEQSIAASREQWATLRHTSTPNLTQQYREVVQKQPEAAAEWLQRTEEKWLNEKSRWENEIAALERQTNDPPAELTRPIDPPPGTAQAVQTIAQLLQLRWEKAQQLWQTVQKLETQARSLRLQIVEKQLEIATAALAEIDRLRPKSSEAQARWQNDPLWQQIAERNDALKAILTQINQKIDALKQSQEQTQKKLEAFQQQLKRLETRAKTHGLTPLLGFQLIELRNALTEWRNELAQMARTANDALNEWQQIEIELVQAQQRHTTFAQAVEARIAQLPPEEQNAARQAFQRLLEARQATLARIAALRNTITQTASDLEATTAAADRFSQEALATLQGFLLWAKSALPWWSVAQNELGAIVTLTLPLLKELPKLASSWQDGLFAAAIPFVLWLVWWFSLRSLKRQCTQILPKTFPRNASGSRATVALLLLSALQAAGFPLFLLFLAQLVRHAPGTSLPALGEALTQTAFLWWNLHFWRIVLTDHGGLLQYRYRIPETNALRIRRNLLLFVWVTALIATLVTYLYALPPHEESGTPLRSALLIETLWLTLFFAWFFHPTKRADLFPRLPPFGRRMLWLVLLLPPLASTLLLVIGYLYTAEAVLIAYWRSMWALLSVALGYDLVRGVLDDRWRTVARRKMSEARTDTTAEPLSAQEQQKRLAETNQEIENGSRQLQRIVRWSAWLTLGALLLWFWAPLLPALTQLDEWVLWRYQEVSGNETLTLTVTVADLLFTLVALFVLTLLTRNAPTLLELLLAQTRRLDDGAKYAIVTLFRYLLITVGMVWILSRLGMPWSKLQWLVAALSVGLGFGLQEIVANFVSGLIILFERPIRVGDIVTVEGISGKVKRMTIRATVIETWDKQEVLIPNKAIITGNVTNWTLSDLQSRIVIPVGVAYGSDLDKVRHVLLEVAHAHPNILKDPEPSVAFIQYGASSIDFELRCFVADIGVRVQTHTELALAIDKAFRENGIEIPFPQRDLHLRSVAPEALAALRGIPSSPTAPS
- a CDS encoding DUF6746 family protein, which gives rise to MKSRLAVLFLGVSLAFNGIAVQASESEGRTAHREVSMPSSAAEAWENLRKDGAALQRYLKKQTLTPMDLHEVHMLSYSLEVAVHRLRSEWETIANDLEEMHLNSESGNAEKTRQHGQAFLDAVARVKGCKK
- a CDS encoding IS701 family transposase — protein: MTPIDELECYLTELTEVLGHADRHAGLKDYCRGLLLPIARKSIEPIAAHLDPERVQAKHQALHHFVAKSPWSDEAVLRKVREIVAPHLALDEACYWIVDETGIPKQGRHSVGVARQYCGQVGKNENCQVAVSLSLASEKGSLPIAFRLYLPEAWANDPERRNKAGVPETVTFATKPEIALSQISEALAAGVPPGVVLADAVYGDTTHFRDQLTAWGLRYAVAVREATTVWPPGVEPLQPEPYTGRGRPAKNLRRSPGHEPVSVKALALSLPQSAYRTVTWREGSNGVLRSRFAAVRVRAAHRDYWRSTLREPEWLLIEWPETESEPSHYFLSTLPETYSLTQLVHTVKMRWRIERDYRELKQEVGLGHYEGRNWRGFHHHATLTIAAYGFLLLQRLKDPDKKNRALSKAPPLPQGYIPRGSPKSTTPRTRLDRNDSLLDCPTHRPAASEVSLLRESA
- the bfr gene encoding bacterioferritin; translated protein: MKSDPKVLQLLNEALKNELTAVNQYFLHARMYQNWGYHALAQVEYRESIEEMKHADRLIQRILFLEGLPNLQDLGRLRIGENVPECFEADRALEQDAIAQLRDAIVYCESVRDFVSRDLLCELLDDSEEHYDWADTQLELIEALGLQNYLQSAMGKIDS
- a CDS encoding (2Fe-2S)-binding protein — encoded protein: MYACICFAVKERDVREAVSGGPVRMSDLCANLGVGTKCGRCVSALRDILRQATQESQLRAVNCEVYDQNFCREA